The Nostoc sp. NIES-3756 DNA window TTGATGCCCAGTTTTGTGGCAGCACTGGGTACTATTTTCAGAAAAGTGCTGACAGGAATACCCAGATTAAACCCTGTTTTACCTGCAACGCTTTGAGAACCACTTTCTTGATTTCCCTCTGGAGTTACTTTTGTTGTGGGAGAGGTTTCTTCCCTATCACCTCTACCATGAATACCTACTACCCGCCCGGACACATCAAATACGGGGCCACCACTCATCCCTGCTCTGGTGACGCTGGTATAAACTAGAGCATATCCTTTATCAACAGCTTGTTCTTCTTCTCCCTCTGTTGCTTCTGCATCAAGACGGCCGGAAATTAGCGAAGATGTAAACTGGAAGACACGGCGTTTAATGGCTGCACCAGGATTAGGAAAGCCGGCAATGTACACCCCAGCCCCCTCAGTTGTAAAGTCAGAATTACCTACGGTTGCTACTTCAAAGTTGCGCTCGCTCCGAAATCTTACAATTGCTAAATCTACACCAGGCAATTTTTGAATATCTCTTTGGGTAGAAATTGCAATTTTTTGCCGTTTTTTCCCGCCTTTAGGTAAAGGTGTGACTACTGTATATTCATCATCAGTATGTTTGACAACGTGTTCTGCTGTCAGTACTACGTAAACATTTTTACCTCGTTCTTGATAGCGCCCAATAATCACCCCTGAACCAGGGGAATTAATTAATGGCTCAATGCGTACCACAGTTGATTTAGCAATACTGGCTACATCAGTTGGCAGTAAGGCTTGTTTAGCAAAAGCAGGGCTGGCAACAGTCACAATTGCAGCACCGATAAAGCAACTTGGTAAAAAATATCTATTTAACATATATGTTTTCTCCTGAAAGATGAAGTTGATATTTTTATGTATAAAAAAGGTTCTGTGATTTTCACTGGGAACAGTAAATAGGAAATACTGTTAAAAGTTCTCTATTGCCTGTTCCCTTTTTTTGATGGAGATTACCAAACCCAGCCAGAACGATTTAGGCTATTTGCAGGAATTGGGATGTCATTTGTCGGAATTGGTGGTTGGGGAGTGACTGGAACAGATGGGTAAGGTAACTCTGCTTTTGGATCAACTGCACCTTGAGCAAATGCAGGGATACGGCGGAGAAATCTTTCCACGGGAACAGCCCAACTTGATTCCTCAAATTGGGTGCGTATTTTGGCTACTGGGGTAGAACCATCTAGAAAAACAAAGGGATTTCCCCATAGAGGATGTTTATGCCTGCCATTAATGGCTACTAATTCCCCTCGGCGGTTGAGTACAGGGCCGCCACTCATCCCTTTGAAGATGTCGTTACTGTAGCCGATTTGATAGCCGCCTTGGAAAGATTGGGGTAATAAATATTCGATCTTGCCAATGGTAAATAACCAGTCATTGGTGTCATTGGGAAAACCAGATGCAAAAGTTTCGTCACCAATTTTTATAGGTGCTTGGGCAATTGAGGCGATCGCATAATTCCTGCTACTCTCAAAATTAATGATCGCCAAATCCTCATCATTAAAATTGACATTTCTGCTGACTCGCCCAGAATATGTTCTCCCATCGGCAGTTTGAATCCGATAGTTATCACCTATTCTTAAAACATGAGCATTCGTGAGGACTGTGTAAACTTGTCCTCGACGCTCGATAATAATTCCTGAACCCCAAGTTTCTCCAGCCATTATTTTTACAGTAATTGCCCGACTTCGCGCACGCAAATCGTTAATTGACAATCCTTCTGAAGATTGGCTAATCTCAGGAGCCGTAGCAATTCTTTCTTGGTATGTTGAGTACACAGCCTGTGCGGATGGAACAAAACATAGACAGCTAATCAAACTAATTACACTAACGTTAGAAAAACCCATGTTAGCCCAGTCAAAAATAGTGAAATAACTCCTTTCCTCAACATTTACAATCGGGGAAAGGAGATTCCGTCTATGTTAATAGAAATTATGGTTGTTTACCAACTGCCATTTGCAGGCTGTGAGGTGGGCTGACTCACTGCTTTAGGTTGTGCTTCAGTTGGTTTTTCAGTGCTGATTTCTTCAGCTATTAATTTTTTGACATCAATATAAACACGCTCAGTAGATTCATTAACTACTGCACCAGCTGCACCAGCACGGTTATCAAATAATGTTTGCAAAATAGCAGCTACATTTCTCTTATTACGGCTATTCAAGGTAAATAAAACATTAGCAGAGTTGCAAGAACCACCACTGGAAGTAGCACATACTACAGGTTTTCCATTTACGTAACCAGCTGTGAGATATTCCAACTGACCTGAGTTGTAGAAAGAGTTAAATCTATTTGAGACTTCCAGACATCTTTGTAAAGGATTATAACCAGAACCAGAAAATTCATTTGTTCTCCAACGCATGACTACTGATTTTCTTGCACCTACAACTGTTGTGAGATTGGACGTATCGCAGCTAAATGGGCCGTTTGCTGGATATTGAGCATAACTAGGTGTACTGAAAACTGCACCCAAACTACTAGCAACTGCAACTCCACTAAGAAGAGCCAAAGATTTACGTAACATAGTTATTTACCCCTTAAAAACTAGATTTGTCTTATTTCCGTTAGGATATCTTGGTAAAAACACAGAACGTATGGTAGATTTACGTCCGTATTTTCCTCACTGCTTTACATACTAGATGAGTTTGGTAAATTTCGGAAAAATTTTATAAAATCTTTCAAAAAACATTTTTTCTGACGTTTTCTTGCTTTAATTAAATGTCATAGATTCAGGAATTATTTTTATCTGGAAGTATAAAAAACTATATTTATTGAGTTCGTAGTGGGGGATTCGGAAAATATGCTGATACTGTATGAAAGTTGACAAATGATGTTAATTTCCTGTGTAATGTCTCAGTAGAAACATCAGACAGAGAGTAGTTCTTGTATGCCTTGGTCGTTAGAATCCAGAATGTGGTATTTGTTTGTGATTGCTTGCGGGTTTCCTCTGGCATCTCCAGCACCAAGTCACGCAGATTCACCTCATAAATCTGCGTCGTTAGAATCTTCTGCACAGATACTGGCACAAGGTACAAATCCAGCAGGCGATCGCAATCAAGAAAGGTTTCCCCAACCAGCCCCCAGTCCAGAACCCTTACCACCACAGACCCAACCAGAAATACAACCAACACCAACGCCAGAAGTCACGCCACCAC harbors:
- a CDS encoding S1 family peptidase; protein product: MLNRYFLPSCFIGAAIVTVASPAFAKQALLPTDVASIAKSTVVRIEPLINSPGSGVIIGRYQERGKNVYVVLTAEHVVKHTDDEYTVVTPLPKGGKKRQKIAISTQRDIQKLPGVDLAIVRFRSERNFEVATVGNSDFTTEGAGVYIAGFPNPGAAIKRRVFQFTSSLISGRLDAEATEGEEEQAVDKGYALVYTSVTRAGMSGGPVFDVSGRVVGIHGRGDREETSPTTKVTPEGNQESGSQSVAGKTGFNLGIPVSTFLKIVPSAATKLGIKIDKSEPGIFNNTIALRGGNRAGSSKVPPNTNIREEEEDTAIEVVPKTTQETTPTTQVSPSRPPSTQAKPKPNNTPTGGKLW
- a CDS encoding S1 family peptidase, with product MGFSNVSVISLISCLCFVPSAQAVYSTYQERIATAPEISQSSEGLSINDLRARSRAITVKIMAGETWGSGIIIERRGQVYTVLTNAHVLRIGDNYRIQTADGRTYSGRVSRNVNFNDEDLAIINFESSRNYAIASIAQAPIKIGDETFASGFPNDTNDWLFTIGKIEYLLPQSFQGGYQIGYSNDIFKGMSGGPVLNRRGELVAINGRHKHPLWGNPFVFLDGSTPVAKIRTQFEESSWAVPVERFLRRIPAFAQGAVDPKAELPYPSVPVTPQPPIPTNDIPIPANSLNRSGWVW
- a CDS encoding COP23 domain-containing protein, producing the protein MLRKSLALLSGVAVASSLGAVFSTPSYAQYPANGPFSCDTSNLTTVVGARKSVVMRWRTNEFSGSGYNPLQRCLEVSNRFNSFYNSGQLEYLTAGYVNGKPVVCATSSGGSCNSANVLFTLNSRNKRNVAAILQTLFDNRAGAAGAVVNESTERVYIDVKKLIAEEISTEKPTEAQPKAVSQPTSQPANGSW